A stretch of DNA from Danio rerio strain Tuebingen ecotype United States chromosome 10, GRCz12tu, whole genome shotgun sequence:
AAAAGTATtctaatataaatgtttatttagaaaattattttttgtacaccctaaaacttctttttttttttttttttttttttttctttcccccctCTAGATTTAACTTATCCAAATGCTGGCCAATGGTGGGGTCAGCCATCTGACAACGCTTTCTTGCCTCTTGTGGTCCAGTCTTCTGTGCCAGAATCCCCTGTGACTGGGGTTGTGCTTGAAGAAGTGGTCTCTAGTTTGCCAAAAAACAGACCCAAGTTTAATCTACTTCAGGCTGTTAAAGGTGGTGTTTCCAGCAGTTCTGACTCTACACCCCAAGCTCTATCTCCAAATACCCCCTCTTCAGCTTCTCTGCCTGTGGATCAATCTGGTATGAGTGGTTTAGTGTCACTTCAGGGTTCGTCTGGATCATCCACTTCAAGTGGTTCTGGACAACTTGTTTTTGCACAAGGGGAAGGTGGCAGCTTTGCATTGAAGACTGGAGTTACTGGCCAGTCTACTAATGATCAGAGCTCCCCTAGTCCGTCTAGTTCAGCTTCACAAGGTACCACCTATGGTGTAATTACCCAGGCTCAAGGTGCAAGTCAGTCTGCTCCAGGATCTTCATCCCCATATACAACCATATCATTGCCCAAATATGTTACTAGTCAGTTGATAACTGGACCAAGTTCAAAGCAATTTACCTCCGTCTATGGCACCCAGACAGGATCCTCTGCCCCTTTCACTTTGAAAGAAAGTACCACATATGGTGGACAAATCCAGACTCAAGATGCCACAAGTCAATTAGTCAAGATGCCACAAGTCAACTTCAACCCCATACATATCTGTATCATCACCTCAAGTTGTGACTGGTCAACTGACACCTGTGCCAGGTTCAAAGCCGGTCACCTCTGTCTATACAACCCAGACAGGATCCTCCGCCCCTTTCATTTTGCAAGAACTACTCCAGGGTCCAGATTCAACAAAGCAGGTTGTTTATGAATCTTCAACCCCATACGTATCTGTATCATTGCCCCAAGTTGTTACTAGTCAATTGACACCAGTGCCAGGTTCAAAGCAGGTTACATCCATGTATACAACCCAGACAGGATCCTCTGCCCCTTTCACTTTGCAAGAACTACTCCAGGGTCCAGATTCAACAAAGCAGGTTGTTTATGAATCTTCAACCCCATACGTATCTGTATCATTGCCCCAAGTTGTTACTAGTCCGTTGACACCTGTACCAAGTTCAAAGCAGGTTACCTCTGTCTATGGCACTCGGACTGGTTCTTCTGCTCCCTTCACTCTGCAAAGGTTACTCCAGGGTAAAGGTTCAACAAGCCAGGTTGTTTCAGTACCTTCAACCCCATATATAGCTGTATCATTGCCCCAAGGTGTTACTAGTCTGTCAACACCTGTGTCAAGTTCAAAGCAGGTTACCTCTGTCTATACCACCCAGACTGGACCCTCTGCCCCTTTCACTTTGCAAGAACTACTCCAGGGTCAAGATGCCACAAGCCAGTTTGTTTCAGGATCTTCAAGCCCATATGTAGCTGTATCCCTGCCCCAAGTTGTTACTAGTCAGTCAGCTGTGCCCTGTTCAAAGCAGGTTACATCTGTCTATGGCACTCAGACTGGTTCTTCTGCTCCCTTCACTCTCCAAAGACTACTCCAGGGTAAAGGTTCAACAAGCCCACTTGTATCCGTACCTTCAACCCCATACATATCTGTATCATTGCCCCAAGGTGTTACTAGTCAGTCGATGACATTGCCTAGTTCTAAGCAGATAACATCCGTCTATACCACCCAGACAGGATCCTCTGCCCCTTTCACTTTTAAAGAAAGTGGCACATATGGGGGACAAATCCAGACTCAAGATGCCACTAGTAAATTAGTTTTAGCATCTTCAACCCCTTACGTATCTGTATCATCACCCCAAGTTGTGACTAGTCATTTGACACCTGTGCCAGGTTCAAAGCCGGTCACCTCTGTCTATACAACCCAGACAGGATCCTCTGTCCCTTTCCCTTTGCAAGGAGTACTCCAGGGTCAAGATTCAACAAGCCAGGTTGTTTATGGATCTTCAACCCCATACGTATCCGTAACATTGCCCCAAGATGTTACTAGTCAGTTGACACCTGTGCCAAGTTCAAAGCAGGTTACTTCTGTCTATACCACCCAAACAGGTTCTTCTGCCCCATTCACTTTGCAAGGAGTACTCCAAGGTCAAGATGCCACAAGCCAGTTTGTTTCGGGATCTTTGAGCCCATATGTAGCTTTTTCCTTGCCCCAAGTTGTTACTAGCCAGTCAGCTGTGCCCAGTTCAAAGCAGATTACCTCTGTCTATGGCACTCGGACAGGTTCTTCTGCTCCTTACACTTTGCAAGGAAGCACATATGGTGGACCAATCCAGCCACAAAATGCCAAAGATGTGTCTTCTACAGGATCTTCATCCTCTGTCCTCCTGACCTCAACTGGTGACATTTCTAATCCTTCCAGCAGCTTTTCTGCCCTAAAACGTTACTACTCTGTCAAGGATTAGGAACTGTTTAACTGCTATGTGACTCCATGTTTCTAAGCTGTTTTCCAATAAAAGTTTGAAGTCAAGTTTCCTAggcataaattatttatttttggtgggtGTGGGATGTTTAAGTAGTTGCCACTATGTAGCAAACTGACTATTCAAAGAAATCCATTGAAATGTATACAATTTAACAAGTGACAATTTAGCAACATTTTGAACCTAAAAGTTTAATAGGAACCCAGTGTGGTTTGAGTAGGACACTGTTGTCTTTCTACAGAAAcccattcactttttttttttttttttttttttctcctcaccTGTCCTTTTGTTTTCCAGTGATTTTTGCACTTGATGAaagattttaatgtaaaaatagtgCTGCTGTGAGGTCACACCTGcttggtttaattgcttaaatgatttagttgaaaatatcCATTAGAAAAAAGTAATCAACGTAAtcagtaactttttttattttgattttttattttttttttataaagtaattaaagtgcactacTTATTGcatttaaatagggtaatttgtaatctattaaatttccaaagtaacctccccaacactgCTTGTAAGTCTCCTCTTCAGCCTGCTCTATCTCcattaccaaaaataaaaaagaaaagaaaaacctgGCACAGACAAGGCCTATCCAACTATACCATCCACAACCAACCTTATGTTGGAAGGACATCCATCCATGCACAtgcccatctttttttttttttttttttttttttctttcatgatcATCAAtttccagtcattgctgaggtgtgattCCCTTTTTTCCCCATGTGGTTCATTCCAATTCGCAATATActattgaaaaatatcaagtcattAATTAATCGCAATTCCTTTTTTGGGAAATTTCATGTACCATTGTCTCTAGTCTGGTTCTGTTGTAACAGTAATACATAATATTTCACAGCTATGAATAAATAGTCTACAAAATGACAATCTATGAACAGAACATATACATGTTACAATAATTAGTAAAACTGTATAGAGAACGAATAACATTAAAAAGCTACAAATGTTGAACAGGCTAGCAGAATtaattactaataaataataaataatgcaaaatccTGACAATCTATACAAAAATAGACGTATATTAGCATGCAGTATGTTAAAGCTGACAGCATAAACATACATTATAACAGATCAATTTATCTAatgaaataacatttaataaatctgttattcCTACTATTCAATGCCATTTCAGGGTAGTCACACTTTCCAGGTGTTACATTTTCCAGGACTTTATATTTACTATAATACTTATTAAACTATAAGAAAAATATACCGATCCAGCTCAGGATACtacaatttagcattttttttttttttttagagaattcTCACTTGTAACTCAGGCCAAACGTCCCCCTGATACTGAACATTCTTGCATCTTCTAAAaggtgtttaaaataaattgttactgTAATATATCTGTCATAAAAATATGACAGCCTTTAGCTGTCATGAATAAGACATGTAATGCATAAGTAATCCTCAATTTAGATGAGCTCACAAAACAGcaagaataaaacatttattaacatacacagTAACTTCCCTACACTGTTAAACCTTACTGTAGATATTGCAGTAACTAaatgtaaaatagccagtgttttgctctAATAAAAGAAAaccatattttactgtaaaagaagcTTTCTAATCTGTAATTTGTAGTACaaagaataaattaaaacaatttactttatgtaccaaTTACAGGAAGTAACTGTGACAACAAATGGGAAATTACTGTTttaccattactgtcccatctacACTGATGCTTTTATTGTGCTATATATAGAAGTGCATTTACCCTAatgcagaaaataatgatttagacAGCAGCTATGCTTctatccaaaaatgtaaataaactttatgtgcaaaactggattatcgaaTAAAAGACGTGCAAAAAAAGccgcgtttccatccaatgagtcaaagcgaacaaaatcgccacttcctgattaactggcaacaGTAAAAccagaatttgctgcagtaggagaagctgcatcaatcgtttcttcatctaataaatgacttgcgcctcctGACACGCGCAAAatgaaggcaatcctgacacgcagtgaacgcgcagtggcgtttgaaggtgtcagacgcagagcacagacgctcttgattcttgAGGTCattgataatataataacactaatactgtcTTATTCCAAACACAAAATTGTGATAAAAGTTTTCAGAATATGTTGATTTGTTTACTTCTGAGTGCTCCATTCTCTATTTAGCAGTTCGGATGGTGTTTTTAAGCCATAagtaagaatctacaatgagtaagtaaaatgtgttcaaatgtttttgagggtttctaaagtAGGTCTGTGTATGTTGTTGTcctgaattgtgtttttaaaggCTACATTGTTAGGTAGCCTCTCCTCAAATATCTTCTTAcattattttagtatatttattCATTGGATATTGCCTATttccataatgtacagatgctaacactGTAATGTGTCTTTTTGGCAAATAAGCAGactttatacacataaaaaccattaaattCCAATCTCATCAGTTAAATAGCTAACGTGCAGTCGTGCACAGGGATTATCACAGAGATTCACAAACCTCTACTGTCAGGTCCCAGATTGTGAATTTGTTGCttagtatttttcagagctgtgtttccaacTGTGCATTCATAAGGACATTGGAAacgtttgttttattaaactttttaaaataaataataataaagattggatcctttggatttTCAGTGTTGccgactttttgtttgttttaataattattttaactttttttttttttttgagaattgatttttttttttttttttgacaaacatgtttctaACCCTATCTggattatgtgtgtgtgcttttttatatgctaactttattattattattattatttgaaaaaaaaaaaaaaacgtaattaagtgattttttttttcttttggttctttttatgtttttaaccttATATTAATTTAACGTTTTACAGTATATCAGGAGTCAATTAATGCCACATTAGAGCTTATTTAAAGGTAAGTATTATACTGTTTATCAGGCATGTCCaagctcagtcctggagggccggtgtcctgcaaagtttagttccaaccccaatcagacacacctgggctagctaatcaagctcttaagctgcggtcacactagagtttgtgtgtgcaaaattctgtcgtacagcgaTGCAAAAAGAGGTGGGAtgaaacaagatgattagacattaaaaaaagcaagctattgctccatgttttaaatttctgtccagagaggtcatgttgtgatctttgattggtcttaCACAGTCAAgggatgcgatttcgcaggtcagagttcaccaagcttgaactttgcactgcagcaacttGCAAaatttgacgcatgaccctgcgtttccagtctgacgcattcgcgtgcgtatgaatggaagtcaatgggggagacaagtccagtgtgactgcagctttactaggcttttaaaaacaacattgcaGGTGTGTtggggcaagttggagctaaattctgcaggacacctcccctccaggactgagtttggacacccctgctgtacatgAACGATATACATTTAAAGgcgaaatttaaaaaaacaattaatcacTCACTTAAACAGCACTTCTACACATTTTTTGCAGAGGCTCAATAAAGTTGACTAAAAAACATCAAATGAAGTAAGTAAAAGTGGTATTTGTagaataaaggtttttttttttttttttaataaatgcataaatcaggttatttgcttcattttttatttctacaggtttggaacaacatgaagatcAGTGCTgaaggatttttaattttttgcactGGATGGAGTTTGTTTATTAATCAATTTATATTCAATTCCaatcacctttatttgtatagcgcttttacaatgaagactgtatcaaagcagcttcacataaaagaccataaattgaaacagtgtagttcagtttttagtgttcagtttagctcagttcttTGTGGTTTAATAAACACTACtgggagtccaaacactgaagagcaaatccatcgatgcgcagctctacagatttTCAACCATGCAAgtcagtggcgacagtggagtggaaaaaaaaacttcagcaattggcgaaagtgaagaaaaacctagagagaaaccaggcccAGTTGTGCACGACCTTTTCTcaactggccaaacgtcttgtgcagagcagcAGTCAAGGCGCCGGAGTCTGGAAGCTGGAACTtagcgaagactcatctgtccctgaAGCTTCATTCAAGAGTTTACGAGCCATAAATGAagaggcttgacctcctttacttgactttgctattctaggtactaccagaagccctaagTTTTGAAATCTTAAAGAGCAAGTTGAATTGTAacaagacagaaggttggttagagaaacaggagctagattatttaaagctttataggtaagaagcaatattttatattcaatacaaaacttaacaggcagccagtgtaaggaggataaaattgaggtgatatgatcatattttctagacttGGTAAGAaatctggcagctgcattttgtactagctgaagtttgttaatagaggatgctgagcacccagcaaacagagcattacagtaatccagccttgaAGTCATAACAGCATGGACTAGTTTTTCTGCATCTGATATGGACagcatacttcgtaacttagctatatttctcagatgaatgaaggttttttttttcaaaagttaaattgctatAGTATGCTATAGTATggcacccagatcttttatagtagagctatcgctaactttgtatcccacTAATTGTAGGTCaggttgtgagatctgctgtgtacaggatttaggcccactgagtaataattctgttttgtctgagtttaagaaaAGAATATTGTTgatcatccagtctttaacatctttaatacacttgttttttttgttttattttggatatgtgattgtgataaatgttggcagttgcttaaatgttgtttaactcagttcctggagggctgcagccagcagagtttagttaacaccctgcttcaacattaagCTGCGGTCATACTGGGTTTTTCCACCCAtatacttccattcatacgcacgcgaatgtgtcagaccggaaacgcggggtcatgcgtcaagtttcgcagggtGCTGCAGTGCAAAgctcaagcttggtgaacttgatgcaaaatcgcatcacttgacggCTCGaaaccaaccgaggatcaaaacatgacttctctgaacagatatttaaaacatggagcaattgctcgcttttttaaatgtctaacaaGCTTGTtttatcccgccccttttcgcaacgCCACACAACataatatcattcatttattcatttacatgtcagcttagtccctttattaatccggggccgctACAGCAAAACGaatcgccaacttttccagcaagattttacgcagcggcccttttttaaatgtcagatgatatttaaatgtttgacacctgtgctatacactacatgtgttgtttataaatttaacctttttgtttcattgtaaatagacAAGTATTGATATCTGCTgatttatgtttttgtatattttctgttgtatatttttTTGCTGCCAAATCAATAAAATGCATTTGTCTAAAGAATTTATATTCTTTCTATTTTAATAACActtaagaatactgattaattttagtaacactacaataactatatggCATACcgttaatgtgtatgcagtataatgttGTGTGTTGTAACACTACAGAACAGTAATTCACTGTAAGCAGTTTCTAGTTAGTCTAagctactgctctattacagtaattaactggcaacactgcaTGGCAACACTCTTGCCAGTTACTCACTGTAActaaaccattacagtgagtagctaGCAACAGTGTTGCCATTATTCCACGGTAAAAAAAAGTAAGGTCTAACCTTtatggtaaggtctaacagtgtataatatttgaatatatttttattaaatataattaattaaataatatttattataattatttgatttaacttgatttgattttaatacaacaatgtgcaccttttgtaaagctgctttgaaacaataattgttgtaaataattatatgctacttgaatttaattatttagcaatgaaatattaatcattaacaaagtacaAAAATACAATCATAAAGCACATTATATATTTCCTCATTAATATCTGCCTATATGATAAAATATGTAATTGCTTATTAATGTATATTAATGTAAagttactgctttaaaatgtgtGTCCATTACCCACACTGTTAACTCTTGCTGTAAAATATTTGGTGAATAACTCTAAGTTCCCAGAGTTTTGCTTTAATAAAAGAAAACTCTATTTTACTGTAAACGAGTAGGTAACTTAAAACGTGTCGCATGAGCTCCTATTTCCGATCTGACGCAATCACGTGTGTATGAATGGTATAGTCTATAGggtgaaaagtccagtgtgactgcgGCTGTAGTAATGATATTTATATGTTTGACAACTCAGTTATTTAAAATACACTGCatgtgttttttattcatttaaacttTTTGCTTCATTGTAAATAGAAAATTTATCCGTATCTGCTGATTTAATTTTGCTAtatattttctgttgtatatttgtttgctattaaaataaaatagactaCTCATCAATTTGAATCACAatttcatataataaataatttaatagatTAACGTACCACAGTATACGTAAAATTAAAGCATGAtgcaaattacattgttttaaaaccCTCCCATAAATTGTGTCTAAAGAaatgagcaatatagtttttctTCTTTTGCCATGTACTGTTAGAATATTATACACttttctaaaaatgtaatttatgatTGTTTGTTGGAATGTATTTGGTGCCAAGAATGCATTAAGCAATATCAAGTAAtgttaatgaatgaaaatatattaaataaacgaATGACGCTCATAATACTAGTAAATAGAAATACAATGTCTAAGTGATACattaggcaaaaaataaaaaataaactgtagatattaaaattatttatttatttatttattaacgtcTCCGTGGCGACCCATAAATGGACTAAGtcgagggaaaatgaatgaacgacttAACTCATTAATTGTACATAAACAGTGAAAGGCTGGGATTAGTTGCTTTGCAATATTTAAACAGCAGAGGGGGTCAGAGCCTTCACAAAACATTCATTAACAGCCAGTGAATCTCCCAGGTGAACAGTGTTATTGTAATTAGTGCTTTAACTGAATGGCTGAAGGCCTATAAAAAACACTTACCGCCaacatttttcataattttgTTTGTGGGTTCTGTATGGAGGTTTGGAACAATAAGCAGTCAGTGTTTGGATTTGTTGTTTGATTTTATAAGGCCATGGATCAAGGGTGGATAAGGTGAGTTTTACTAGTCACGCTGTTAGTATTTTGTTCTGCAAATgttgttcaattttttttatgtaatgtgtCTTTCAACTTGTAGGTTCCCCTTGTTGGTAATCGTCCTGCTTTTTTGGATGAATGCTGATGGATATTCATGTAAGTAGTTTTCCTTCCCATTGAAAGTGCACTAGATTTTTCAAGCTCCTTTTTTtactatagtgcttttacaatgtagattgtgtaaaaGCAGCTTCACGTGGAAAACTAGTAAATTGagactgtcagtccagtttttagagctCTGTTtagtgtgggtttttttttttttcccttctctccactgctgaaagtcaaaatactgaagagcaaagtgtttttatatttaactttttttgcttGTGGATTTGCAagacatttcaaagcacttgtAATAGTTAACTTAAGTGTGTGTATTTAGCTATCTGCTGAGTCAAAGTTGTGCAATGAGGCAGCAATTAACTGTTTTGCTGCTATGGAAGTCCATGTCAACaaacttcccttttttttttttttatttcctgtaaaACAATGAGAATATTGATCTGCTTGGTCTTAGTTTAATGTAAAGAGCGTCATGTGCAAGCATATACATGTATTAAGTCCATCGCTTGCtctaatataaatttttattgtacaaagCACAATTCATCTCTTcagcttgtgtgtgttttgttctctAGATTCAACTTCTCCAAATGCTGACCAATGGTTGGGTCAGCCATCTGAGAAAACTTTCTTGCCTCTGGTCGTCCAGTCTTCTGTGGCAGAAGCCCCTGTTACTGGGGTTTTGCTCGAAGAAGTGGTCTCTAGTTTGCCCAAAAACAGACCCAAGTTTAATCTACTTCAGGTTGTTAAAGATGGTGTTTCCAGCAGTTCTGACTCTACACCCCAAACTCTAAATACCCCCTCCTCAGCTTCTCTGCCTATGGATCAATCTGGTAAAAGTGGTTCAGTGTCATTTAAGGGCTCATCTGGATCCACCACTGCATATGCTACAAGTGGTTCTGGACAAATTGTTTTTGCGCAAAGGGAAAGTGGCAGCTTTTCTTCCAACGCTGGGGTTTCTGGCCAGTCCACTAATGACCAGAGCTCCCCTAGTCTGTCTAGTTCAGCTTCTCAAGGTACCACATATGGATTAACTTCCCTGGTTCAAGGTACAAATCAGTTTGCTCCAGGATCTTCATCCTCTTATGCAACCATATCATTGCCCAAATATGTTAGCCAGTTGAAAACTGGACCAAGTTCAAAGCCATTTATGACTGTCTATGGCACCCAGACTTTGCAAGGAAGTACCACATATGGTGGAAAAATTCAGACTACAGATACCACAAGTCAGTTCGTTAAAGGATCTACATCTCCAGATGTAGTAATATCCTTGTCCCAAGATGTTTCTAGTCAGTCAGCTGTGCCCAGTTCAAAGCAGATTACCTCGGTCTATAGCACTCAGACTGGATCCTCTGCTCCTTTTACTCTGCAAGAACTATTCCAGGGTCAAGATTCAACAAGCAAGTTTGTTTCAGGATCTTTAACCCCATCTGTAGCTGTATCATTGGCCCAAGGTGTTTCTAGCCAGTCAGCTTTACCAAGTTCAAAGCGTATAACCTCTGTCTATAGCACCCAGACAGGATCCTCTGCCCCTTTCACTTTGCAGAGATTAGTCCAAGCTCCAGATATGAGCACTGTGATTTCAGGATCTTTAACCCCATCCGAAGCTATATTATCGGCCCAAGGTGTTCCTAGCTATTCAACTGTGCCAAGTTCAAAGAAGACCATTACATCCGACTTCAGCACTCAAACCGGATCCTCTGCTCCTTTCACTTTCCAAGAAAGCACCACTTATGGTGGACTGATCCAGGCTCAAGATCCAAGTCAGTCTGTTTTGGGATCATCAACCCCTTATGTTGCTGTGTCCATACCCCAAGTCGTTACTAGTCAATCAGCTATGCCAAGTTCAAAGCAGACAACCTCTGTCTATAGCACTCAGACAGGATCTTCTGCTCCTTTCACTCTGCAAGAACTACTCCAGGGTCAAGATTCAATAAGCAAGGTTGATTCCGTATCTTCAACCCCTTTTGTCTCTGTATCATTGCCCCAAGTTTTTACAAGTCAGTCAGCTACTGTGCCAAGTCCCAAGAAGCCAATTACCTCTGTCTATAGCACCCACAGACTAGTCCAGGCTCCAGGTGTACCCCACAAGGTTGTTTCAGGATCCTTAACCCCATCTGTAGCTGTATCGTTGACACAAGGTGTTCCTAGCCAGTCCACTGTACCAAGTTCAAAGAAAACCATTACCTCAGTCTATAGCTCTCAAAAAGGATCCTCTGCCCCTTTTACTTTGCAGAGACTAGTCCAAGCTCCAGATACAACAAGCACCGTGATTTCAGAATCTTTAACCCCATCTAAAGCCATATTATTGACCCAAGGTGTTCCTAGCCAGTCAGCTGTTCCAAGTTCAAAGACTATTACCTCAGTCTATAGCACTCAAACAGGATCCTCTGCCCCTTTCACTTTGCAGAGGTTAGTCCAAGCTCCAGATACAAGCACTGTGATTTCAGGATCCCTAACCCCATCTGAAACCATATTATTGGCCCAAGGTGTTCCTAGGCAGTCGGCTGTGCCAAGTTTAAAGAAGACCATTACCTCAGTCCACAGCACTCAAACAGGATCCTCTGCTCCTTTCACTTTCCAAGAAATCACCGCTAATGGTGGACTGATCCAGGCTCAAGATACAAGTCAGTCTGTTTTGGGATTATCAACCCCTTATGTAGCTGTGTCCATACCCCAAGTCATTACTAGTCAATCAGCTGTTCCAAGTTCAAAGCAGACAGCCTCTGTCTATAGCACTCAGACAGGATCTTCTGCTCCTTTCACTCTGCAAGAACTACTTCAGGGTCAAGATTCAACAAGCAAGGTTGATTCAGTATCTTCAACCCCTTTTGTCTCTGTATCATTGCCCCAAGTTTTTACAAGTCAGTCAGCTACTGTGCCAAGTTCCAAGAAGCCAATTACCTCCGTCTTAGGCACCCACAGACTAGTCCAGGCTCCAGATGTACTTCACAAGGTTGTTTCGGGATCCTTAACCCCATCTGTAGCTGTATCATTGGCCCAAGTTGTTCCTAGTCAGTCAGCTGTGCCAAGTTCAAAGAAGACCATTACCTCAGTCTACAGCACTCAAACAGGATCCTCTGCTCCTTTCGCTCTGCAAGAACTTTTCCAGGGTCAAGATTCAACAAGCAAGGTTGTTTCAGGATCCTTAACCCCCTCTGTAGATGTATCATTGGCCCAAGTTGTTCCTAGCCAGTCAGCTGTGCCAAGTTCAAAGAAGACCATTACCTCAGTCTATAGCACTCAAACAGGATCCTCTGCCCCTTTCACTTTGCAGAGGTTAGTCCAAGCTCCAGATACAACAAGCACTGTGATTTCAGGATCCTTAACCCCATCTGAAACCATATTATTGGCCCAAGGTGTTCCTAGCCAGTCAGCTGTTCCAAGTTCAAAGAAGACTATTACCTCAGTCCACAGCACTCAAACAGGATCCTCTGCTCCTTTCACTCTGCAAGAACTTTTCCAGGGTCAAGATTCAAC
This window harbors:
- the LOC100332822 gene encoding LOW QUALITY PROTEIN: uncharacterized protein (The sequence of the model RefSeq protein was modified relative to this genomic sequence to represent the inferred CDS: deleted 1 base in 1 codon), whose product is MDQGWKRLPFLVVFLLFWMNAPGYAYLTYPNAGQWWGQPSDNAFLPLVVQSSVPESPVTGVVLEEVVSSLPKNRPKFNLLQAVKGGVSSSSDSTPQALSPNTPSSASLPVDQSGMSGLVSLQGSSGSSTSSGSGQLVFAQGEGGSFALKTGVTGQSTNDQSSPSPSSSASQGTTYGVITQAQGASQSAPGSSSPYTTISLPKYVTSQLITGPSSKQFTSVYGTQTGSSAPFTLKESTTYGGQIQTQDATSQLVRCHKSTSTPYISVSSPQVVTGQLTPVPGSKPVTSVYTTQTGSSAPFILQELLQGPDSTKQVVYESSTPYVSVSLPQVVTSQLTPVPGSKQVTSMYTTQTGSSAPFTLQELLQGPDSTKQVVYESSTPYVSVSLPQVVTSPLTPVPSSKQVTSVYGTRTGSSAPFTLQRLLQGKGSTSQVVSVPSTPYIAVSLPQGVTSLSTPVSSSKQVTSVYTTQTGPSAPFTLQELLQGQDATSQFVSGSSSPYVAVSLPQVVTSQSAVPCSKQVTSVYGTQTGSSAPFTLQRLLQGKGSTSPLVSVPSTPYISVSLPQGVTSQSMTLPSSKQITSVYTTQTGSSAPFTFKESGTYGGQIQTQDATSKLVLASSTPYVSVSSPQVVTSHLTPVPGSKPVTSVYTTQTGSSVPFPLQGVLQGQDSTSQVVYGSSTPYVSVTLPQDVTSQLTPVPSSKQVTSVYTTQTGSSAPFTLQGVLQGQDATSQFVSGSLSPYVAFSLPQVVTSQSAVPSSKQITSVYGTRTGSSAPYTLQGSTYGGPIQPQNAKDVSSTGSSSSVLLTSTGDISNPSSSFSALKRYYSVKD